One Miscanthus floridulus cultivar M001 chromosome 11, ASM1932011v1, whole genome shotgun sequence DNA window includes the following coding sequences:
- the LOC136492583 gene encoding uncharacterized protein, with protein sequence MAADLYWMAIAGRAVFVVFFAVVAVFVCASFISVCTLEVKIWWQSPRMRLFRLGGVTTLRRKLNHTCTLCQDSMEAGEKVRTLSCDHAFHCGGSVKCQNGIDQWLRTGPRTSCPICRQDPHPVLPWKRPPPSSPPPSSTASASTSTLDLDLEEALLPAHWFDEALPEGSSSASAPPLAQLPRTSTPDLAEVLPLPADDEILPDASSSQ encoded by the coding sequence ATGGCAGCCGACCTCTATTGGATGGCCATCGCCGGCCGCGCCGTGTTCGTCGTCTTCTTTGCCGTCGTCGCCGTGTTCGTGTGCGCCTCCTTCATTTCCGTGTGCACCCTCGAGGTCAAGATATGGTGGCAATCGCCACGGATGCGCCTCTTCAGGCTCGGCGGCGTCACCACCCTGAGGCGGAAGCTGAACCACACCTGCACCCTGTGCCAAGACAGCATGGAGGCCGGCGAGAAGGTCCGCACGCTCTCCTGCGACCACGCGTTCCACTGCGGCGGCAGCGTCAAGTGCCAGAACGGCATTGACCAATGGCTTCGCACTGGGCCGAGGACGTCCTGCCCGATCTGCCGCCAGGATCCCCATCCCGTGCTGCCGTGGAAGCGGCCACCGCCATCGTCGCCACCGCCGTCTTCGACAGCATCGGCGTCGACGTCGACgttggatttggatttggagGAGGCGTTGCTTCCGGCGCACTGGTTCGACGAAGCACTACCGGAGGGGTCGTCATCAGCATCGGCGCCACCGCTAGCGCAGTTGCCGCGGACGTCGACGCCGGATTTGGCGGAGGTGTTACCGCTTCCGGCGGACGACGAAATACTACCGGACGCGTCGTCATCGCAGTAG